Proteins from one Triticum aestivum cultivar Chinese Spring chromosome 7A, IWGSC CS RefSeq v2.1, whole genome shotgun sequence genomic window:
- the LOC123151944 gene encoding cytochrome P450 84A1 produces the protein MAAFAKIAMECVHDPLIWLLIASVALVILRRRRLNPPLPPGPKPLPIIGNMMMADQLTHRGLAALAKQYGGLLHLRLGSLRVFAVSTPEYAREVLQAQDGDFWHRPASIAVRYLTYGCSDMAFARDGPYWRQMRKLCVTRLFSRRRAETWLAVRDGYGELARAVGRSGGEAVNLGELIFKHTVSVIFRAAFGVRDVQGLDEFIPMFKEFSKLLEAFHVGDFFPWLSWMGRRGFDRRLRTVRAALGTFVDKIIDEHVRRGKNPDDADADMVDGLLALLADANQASGEDDLRFTRDNVRAMMMDMLFGGPDTVGFTIEWAMAEMIHCPHILLRLQQELADVVGLDRIVTESDLGKLPFLKCVVKETLRLHPPIPIHLHGTTKDCVLGGYSVPRGSRVFINAWAINRDGEAWKDPDTFRPSRFMPDGEAAGLDLKGGCYELLSFGSGRRSCPAQGLGQHAVEFAVAQLVHGFDWKLPGDMKPTELDMSDMNGVTVSRATRLYAVPTPRLTCPL, from the exons ATGGCGGCCTTCGCAAAGATCGCCATGGAGTGCGTGCACGATCCCCTCATCTGGCTACTTATTGCGTCGGTGGCCTTGGTCATCCTGCGAAGACGGCGGCTGAACCCGCCGCTCCCTCCGGGCCCCAAGCCGCTGCCGATCATCGGCAACATGATGATGGCGGACCAGCTGACTCACCGTGGCCTGGCGGCGCTGGCGAAGCAGTACGGCGGGTTGCTGCACCTCCGCCTGGGCTCGCTCCGCGTCTTCGCGGTGTCGACCCCGGAGTACGCGCGCGAGGTGCTCCAGGCGCAGGACGGCGACTTCTGGCACCGCCCAGCCTCCATCGCCGTCCGCTACCTCACCTACGGCTGCTCCGACATGGCGTTCGCGCGCGACGGGCCCTACTGGCGCCAGATGCGCAAGCTGTGCGTCACGAGGCTCTTCAGCCGCCGGCGCGCCGAGACGTGGCTCGCCGTGCGCGACGGGTACGGGGAGCTCGCCCGGGCCGTCGGCAGGTCCGGCGGCGAGGCCGTGAACCTCGGCGAGCTCATCTTCAAGCACACCGTGAGCGTCATCTTCCGGGCCGCCTTCGGCGTCCGCGACGTCCAAGGACTGGACGAGTTCATCCCCATGTTCAAGGAGTTCTCCAAGCTCTTAGAAGCGTTCCACGTCGGTGACTTCTTCCCTTGGCTTAGCTGGATGGGCCGACGGGGCTTCGACCGCCGCCTCCGCACCGTGCGCGCCGCTCTCGGGACGTTTGTGGACAAGATCATTGACGAGCACGTGAGGAGGGGCAAGaaccccgacgacgccgacgccgacatgGTAGACGGCCTACTCGCGTTACTCGCTGATGCGAACCAAGCCAGCGGGGAGGACGACCTCCGCTTCACCCGCGACAACGTCAGGGCCATGATGATG GACATGTTGTTTGGCGGACCAGACACAGTGGGGTTCACCATCGAGTGGGCGATGGCAGAGATGATCCATTGCCCTCACATCCTCCTGCGGCTGCAGCAGGAGCTCGCCGACGTTGTGGGGCTCGACCGGATTGTTACCGAATCGGACCTCGGCAAGCTCCCCTTCCTCAAGTGCGTCGTCAAGGAGACGCTCCGACTGCACCCGCCGATCCCGATCCACCTCCACGGGACGACCAAAGATTGCGTCCTCGGTGGCTACTCGGTGCCCAGGGGCTCCCGTGTCTTCATCAACGCGTGGGCGATCAACCGCGACGGCGAGGCGTGGAAGGACCCTGACACGTTCCGGCCGTCGAGGTTCATGCCAGACGGGGAAGCCGCCGGGCTGGATCTCAAGGGCGGTTGCTATGAGTTGTTGTCGTTCGGGTCGGGTCGACGCTCGTGCCCGGCACAGGGGCTTGGTCAGCACGCCGTGGAGTTCGCCGTCGCGCAGCTTGTGCATGGGTTCGACTGGAAGCTACCCGGCGACATGAAACCGACGGAGCTCGACATGAGCGACATGAACGGTGTCACCGTGTCCCGCGCCACACGGCTCTACGCGGTTCCCACGCCCCGGCTCACTTGTCCTTTGTGA